The sequence below is a genomic window from Bactrocera neohumeralis isolate Rockhampton chromosome 4, APGP_CSIRO_Bneo_wtdbg2-racon-allhic-juicebox.fasta_v2, whole genome shotgun sequence.
GAAGAGAGGTaagcaaatttttaaactatttacttttttacaatattacaagttgatatctcatttttaaagcaataataAGTGGACGCACGAGCGCAAAAACCTTTTACTCTCAATAATAAATTAAGGACACCGACTTAGCATTTCCCTTCTCGCATGATGACATTTCACAGAAATTCTTCAACTTCATGGTGACCTACAAGCGCATCAAAAAGAGGAACAAAACCTCAGGCGAAGCTGCGACGGCGTGGGGATATTTCGACGAATTAGATAAAGTGTATGGGTCTTGGAGCGATATAACTGTGCCGGAAAGTAATCTAGACTCTTCAATGtgttcaatttttaattctttaacgAACGAAAATGCAGAGTCAGCAGATTCCTCGTTCAGTGAGAACATTGGTGCCGCTCCGCCAAGAAAACGCTCTCGAAATGTTTTAGACTTTTTGCAAAACGAATCTACATATGCGAAGGAGTTATTGGATGACCTACTAAATTGCGAGAAGTcaagtttttatatatacataatatcgACAATGGCAGAATATTTAGCATTCATGTAGGAAAATAAATTACAGACACTTCGTTCAAAATTGttccttttatttatatataaaacacaCAAGAGTAATACATCAGTATACTGATTAGTTTTTACAGAAATGACACTAGGTTGAACGGTGCGTTGTGTTTCGCCAGACGTTATGATCAGGaatcatatatatatctataaccaaataaaataactgtgctcatttaatgaattaaaataatttaatacataaatgtaattgaatgaaaattatttatttagctaAGCTGACACCAAATTAGTCAGCCTTTCTCTTTTCGCTCTTGCTTCGCTTCGTTGGTTTCCATCAGCTGGAAGTGTGTTGATCTCGGTGTAGGGCACGTTTTCAATAATCACCCCGTCAGGAGTTCCTTCGTCTTCCAATATATAGTTATGAAGTACGAtacaagaaataataatattctttgcCAATTTAATTACGTGAACttctaaaaaacttaatattctgAACTTTTTTTTAGCACACCAAATGCTTGTTCCACACATACTCTGGTCGAACTTAAAATGTTATTGTATGTTGTTTGGGCTTCAGATAGGAACCCATTGTCCTTAAAAGGTACCATTAAATATGTTTCTAAGGGATACGCTGCATCACCAAGCAAATGACATTCTGGAGGAAATGAAATGAGACCATTTACAATTTCTCGCTTCAATGGGCTAGCTGACCACACTGCTGCGTCGTGACACCGACCGAGATAGCCTATAAAAACGTCGAGATATCGCATATTGCTATCAGCAACAGCCTAAAATAATTACATGCGTTATTTGAGAAGTATTAATTtcagatttaaatttttgcttgtacTATAACAGAATGTGTTCCCTTCCGATTGTAGTAACTAATGCCATCCTTGGTCGGCTGCAAAATTTGTATATGAGTCCCAAGAATACATCCCAAAACATAAGGGAATGAATGTGATCGGCAAGACTCAAAAGCTTCCATAACCCTCTTTTGGGTCAGCTCAGTCGTTGGAAATGCAATAATCTGCTTCTGCGCAGatataatttgtatgcattGAATAAGGCCTCTGTAACAAGCTCCCATTCCAATATTGAAACGATCACTAACTTCGCGAAGGCTGCTCTGATTGCAAAGTTTCCTTTTTGTCATATAGAAACACTTCTTCAACAAACCTCGAGGACGTCCAGTAGATAGCTTACTCCATAAAGGTTCGAGCATACAATGTAATTTCTGgaaaatatagtaataataatataactcTAAGgacgaaataaaatttcttacctcGAAAGTTGAGATTTGCATTCGGAAATGACTATAAAACACGTCATT
It includes:
- the LOC126754591 gene encoding putative nuclease HARBI1; translated protein: MVKDLLHYLRRKKSQGPYQKNKKYLETINGMPNDVFYSHFRMQISTFEKLHCMLEPLWSKLSTGRPRGLLKKCFYMTKRKLCNQSSLREVSDRFNIGMGACYRGLIQCIQIISAQKQIIAFPTTELTQKRVMEAFESCRSHSFPYVLGCILGTHIQILQPTKDGISYYNRKGTHSVIAVADSNMRYLDVFIGYLGRCHDAAVWSASPLKREIVNGLISFPPECHLLGDAAYPLETYLMVPFKDNGFLSEAQTTYNNILSSTRVCVEQAFGVLKKSSEY